A single region of the Triticum dicoccoides isolate Atlit2015 ecotype Zavitan chromosome 2B, WEW_v2.0, whole genome shotgun sequence genome encodes:
- the LOC119361651 gene encoding zealexin A1 synthase-like, translating into MLPAMEGWLRLCLVALFTLLAILLLNLITGGKCRPAAKKQLPPGPWTLPIIGSLHHVASVLPHRTMMKLSRRHGPLMLLRLGEVPTVIVSTAEAATLVMKTNDLTFAGRPQSATLDIFGCGGKGIALAPNGDRWRQMLKVSIVELLSSRQVKRIEGIRAKEVGNLLRYIAVAASSGATINLSEKMTALSNHVVTRAVFGGKFSQQEEYIQEMHKVFVMMGGFCLVDLFPSSRLARWLSNGERDMKNSCGRMQHIISDIIKERKTARAAGVGPNDGDDEDLQDVLLRLQKDGSLEFPLTTECISTVLLDIFAGGTETTGSVLAWAMSELVRNPEIMAKAQQEVREVLGVDRVVITNSDLTKLRYTEMVIKEALRLHPPVPLIPRAAREDCTVMGYDIPKGTNVYINVVAICQDPEYWSSPAEFKPERFENNTVNYNGTYLEFIPFGAGRRQCPGTQFGTSLVEMVLTNILYHFDWKLLDGASLTSFDMSEKFGLTLQRRNDLKLRATPRVLSKATPLK; encoded by the exons ATGCTGCCTGCCATGGAAGGGTGGCTACGCTTGTGCTTGGTTGCCCTATTTACCCTACTAGCGATTTTGCTCCTCAACCTGATCACTGGTGGAAAGTGCAGACCGGCTGCCAAGAAACAATTGCCTCCTGGGCCATGGACCCTCCCCATCATCGGCAGCCTCCACCACGTCGCCAGCGTCCTCCCCCACCGCACGATGATGAAGCTATCTCGCCGGCACGGGCCGCTGATGCTTCTCAGGCTAGGCGAGGTCCCCACCGTGATCGTCTCCACCGCCGAGGCCGCCACACTTGTTATGAAGACCAACGACCTCACGTTTGCGGGCCGACCGCAGAGCGCGACGTTGGATATCTTCGGCTGCGGCGGCAAGGGGATCGCCTTAGCACCCAACGGTGACCGCTGGCGCCAGATGCTCAAGGTCTCCATCGTGGAGCTCCTCAGCTCCAGGCAGGTGAAGCGCATCGAGGGCATCAGGGCCAAGGAGGTGGGCAACCTCCTCCGTTACATCGCCGTCGCCGCCTCGAGTGGCGCCACCATCAACCTAAGCGAGAAGATGACGGCGCTCAGCAACCACGTCGTCACGCGGGCGGTTTTCGGCGGCAAGTTCTCGCAGCAGGAGGAGTACATCCAGGAGATGCACAAGGTGTTTgtgatgatgggcggcttttgtcTCGTTGACCTTTTCCCATCGTCGCGGTTGGCGCGGTGGTTGAGCAATGGTGAGCGTGACATGAAGAATAGCTGTGGCCGTATGCAGCACATCATCTCTGACATCATAAAGGAGCGCAAGACCGCGCGAGCTGCCGGCGTCGGCCCcaacgacggcgacgacgaggacCTGCAAGACGTGCTGCTCAGGCTGCAGAAAGACGGCTCGCTGGAATTCCCTCTAACCACAGAGTGTATAAGTACCGTCTTGTTG gacatatttgcagGTGGCACGGAAACAACAGGAAGCGTCTTGGCGTGGGCCATGTCCGAGCTTGTGCGAAATCCAGAAATTATGGCTAAGGCACAACAGGAAGTACGGGAGGTGCTAGGTGTAGACAGAGTTGTCATTACTAACAGTGATCTCACTAAACTCCGCTACACGGAGATGGTCATCAAGGAAGCCCTTAGGTTGCATCCGCCCGTTCCTCTGATTCCACGCGCGGCTAGAGAGGATTGTACAGTAATGGGTTATGACATACCTAAAGGCACCAATGTTTACATTAATGTCGTCGCAATTTGTCAAGATCCTGAATACTGGAGCAGTCCTGCAGAGTTTAAGCCAGAGAGGTTTGAGAACAACACAGTGAATTACAATGGAACATACCTCGAATTCATTCCCTTCGGGGCTGGGCGACGGCAATGCCCCGGGACTCAGTTTGGCACATCGCTCGTGGAGATGGTGTTAACAAACATTCTGTATCACTTCGACTGGAAGCTTCTTGACGGGGCTAGCCTCACTTCATTTGACATGTCCGAGAAATTTGGGCTTACACTACAAAgaaggaatgacctgaaactcagaGCTACTCCACGTGTGTTGTCCAAAGCTACGCCATTGAAGTGA